Proteins encoded in a region of the Paenibacillus sp. E222 genome:
- a CDS encoding M50 family metallopeptidase: MIRLWGVRISFHPFFVIIMMASLLTGNFIELITLFAIVFIHECGHAAAAALLGCRVLSIQMLPFGGVAVIEDAGNITARREIIIALAGPFQNMLMVGVVLLLKYGNLGDPIFLDYIIQGNLLIALFNLLPVLPLDGGKIVQALVSLAAPYYTTLMWTYRISIVCSAGVILVAIGRWFTGDSGLPLNILLIGIFLFYSNVTDYRNIPYRFIRFLMNRESAFTRHAATGSLAQPIISFPAKPLETILRLLKRERYHMIYVMNRQGRIMAVLPEQRIIGSYFKQDKDKL, encoded by the coding sequence TTGATTAGGTTGTGGGGTGTACGTATCTCGTTTCATCCTTTTTTTGTGATTATCATGATGGCTTCCCTGTTGACTGGGAATTTTATTGAACTCATCACGCTGTTTGCCATCGTTTTTATTCATGAATGTGGACATGCTGCAGCGGCAGCCCTTCTGGGCTGCCGTGTCCTTTCGATACAGATGCTTCCTTTTGGCGGCGTCGCCGTTATTGAAGATGCCGGAAATATTACAGCACGTCGGGAGATCATTATCGCTTTGGCAGGCCCGTTTCAAAATATGCTCATGGTTGGAGTCGTTTTGTTGCTAAAGTATGGAAATTTGGGAGACCCGATTTTTTTAGATTATATTATACAGGGGAATCTGCTGATTGCCCTATTTAACCTGTTACCCGTGTTGCCCTTGGATGGCGGTAAAATTGTACAGGCACTCGTTAGTCTTGCTGCTCCCTACTATACGACATTGATGTGGACTTACAGAATCAGCATTGTGTGTAGCGCAGGAGTTATCTTGGTTGCCATCGGTCGATGGTTTACCGGTGATTCCGGGCTGCCGTTAAATATTCTGTTGATCGGAATTTTTCTGTTCTATTCCAATGTGACCGATTACCGAAATATTCCCTACCGGTTTATCCGCTTTCTGATGAATCGTGAAAGTGCATTCACCCGTCATGCAGCTACAGGCAGTTTGGCACAGCCGATAATCTCATTTCCGGCGAAACCTTTGGAGACTATTTTGCGTCTATTAAAGAGAGAAAGATACCATATGATATATGTGATGAATAGACAGGGAAGAATCATGGCCGTTTTGCCTGAGCAGCGAATCATCGGTTCTTATTTCAAACAAGACAAGGATAAGTTATAG
- a CDS encoding ribosomal-processing cysteine protease Prp yields MIIVQVFRNDDGSIDRFSIKGHANFAKRGEDIVCAGVSAVTVGTVNSIETLTGVEMDAKMKNGFLSASLPVLEKDGTWSQVQLLLESMVLMLTDIAESYGKYIQIEQVK; encoded by the coding sequence GTGATTATCGTTCAAGTCTTTCGTAATGATGACGGGAGTATCGATCGTTTCTCCATCAAAGGGCATGCTAATTTTGCCAAGCGAGGAGAAGACATCGTATGTGCCGGGGTATCCGCTGTTACAGTGGGTACGGTGAACTCGATCGAAACATTGACTGGTGTCGAAATGGACGCCAAGATGAAGAATGGCTTTTTAAGCGCTTCTTTACCTGTGTTGGAGAAAGACGGAACCTGGTCCCAGGTGCAATTGCTACTCGAATCCATGGTACTTATGCTCACTGATATTGCAGAGTCATACGGAAAGTATATTCAGATAGAGCAAGTCAAATAA
- a CDS encoding Rne/Rng family ribonuclease, translated as MKQMIVHNEHNLMQMALLEEGKAVEFMAERTRERGLLGSYFKGRVVNVLPGMQAAFVDIGQKKNAFLYVDDVLHPNLEKQPKVKPSISELLRPGQEVIVQVLKEPVGSKGARVTTHYSLPGRWLVYMPLADYVAVSKKIAREGDRSRLKTLGEQLRRDEEGLIIRTVSAEEQREAIQADLETLREQWRLIREKADSLPSPSLLHRDHSMVQRIIRDVYTPGSDEVITDNEVQARELSALLEEICPGHQPKVQVYRGEESIFSAYRVQEQLNKDFARKVWLPGGGYIVIDHTEALTVVDVNTGKYTGAGGDSLEETVTETNMQAAVEIARLMRLRDIGGMIIVDFIDMEEAMNRHEVAATLENELKKDRTKAFVIGWTKLGLLELTRKKVREESTLPYVEPCSSCHGTGKRYISPLH; from the coding sequence ATGAAACAAATGATTGTACATAATGAACATAACCTCATGCAAATGGCGCTTCTGGAAGAAGGCAAAGCTGTAGAATTCATGGCAGAGCGTACACGCGAGCGTGGACTGCTGGGTTCGTATTTCAAAGGACGGGTAGTGAACGTGTTACCAGGTATGCAAGCTGCTTTTGTGGATATAGGTCAGAAAAAGAATGCTTTTCTGTATGTGGACGATGTATTGCATCCCAATCTGGAGAAACAGCCCAAAGTGAAGCCTTCCATTTCGGAGCTGCTTCGTCCAGGTCAGGAGGTAATCGTCCAGGTCTTGAAGGAGCCAGTAGGAAGCAAAGGAGCCCGGGTGACGACTCATTATTCGCTGCCGGGCCGATGGCTTGTCTACATGCCTTTAGCGGACTATGTAGCCGTCTCCAAGAAAATTGCCCGTGAGGGGGATCGATCCCGCCTCAAAACGTTGGGGGAACAATTGAGACGGGACGAAGAGGGGCTTATCATACGAACCGTATCCGCAGAGGAACAGAGGGAAGCCATTCAGGCCGATCTGGAAACATTACGTGAGCAGTGGCGTCTGATTCGTGAAAAAGCGGATAGTTTGCCTTCACCAAGCCTGCTGCATCGGGATCACAGTATGGTTCAGCGGATCATTCGTGATGTGTATACGCCTGGCAGCGATGAGGTAATTACGGACAATGAAGTACAAGCCCGTGAGTTGAGTGCTTTGCTGGAGGAAATCTGTCCGGGCCATCAACCTAAAGTACAGGTATACAGGGGAGAAGAATCAATCTTTTCTGCTTATCGTGTACAGGAGCAGTTGAACAAGGATTTTGCCCGCAAGGTATGGCTGCCTGGAGGCGGATATATTGTCATTGATCATACCGAGGCGCTCACTGTAGTCGATGTCAATACAGGCAAGTACACCGGAGCAGGCGGTGACAGTCTGGAAGAGACTGTGACGGAGACGAACATGCAGGCAGCGGTTGAGATTGCCCGTTTAATGCGTCTTCGGGATATCGGCGGCATGATTATTGTGGACTTCATTGATATGGAGGAAGCGATGAATCGGCATGAAGTTGCGGCAACACTGGAAAATGAACTCAAGAAGGATCGAACCAAGGCTTTTGTAATAGGGTGGACCAAGCTGGGGTTGCTCGAACTTACCCGTAAGAAGGTACGGGAAGAAAGCACGCTCCCTTATGTAGAACCTTGTTCTTCCTGTCATGGGACAGGCAAAAGATATATTTCGCCGTTGCATTGA
- a CDS encoding Spo0B domain-containing protein, producing the protein MKSWKRVPWIAACSLLIPLVFVMLYPVVILIAVYALWSVAVLFVSVNVMKRQAEAERRTIIQSMEKTAIASLNHHRHDWMNDLQVLYGYLRLGKLDKSVQCVERIVERVNEESRISRLGIPSLVFYLQSFRTSGVALELHVVVEEELQLSALVSPEDGESLTGAIADAIRAYQYGGGRSSWGEVRKLTLNFGQDHGDVVVRLDGDQTPDPETLRQLNAVLKGKKVRTEQLPSEDTFIQFRMPCGI; encoded by the coding sequence ATGAAATCTTGGAAAAGAGTGCCCTGGATTGCGGCATGTTCACTTCTGATTCCTTTGGTTTTCGTTATGCTGTATCCAGTGGTTATTTTAATTGCTGTATACGCATTGTGGTCCGTCGCGGTGCTTTTTGTTTCTGTGAACGTGATGAAGAGACAGGCAGAGGCGGAACGCAGAACCATCATACAATCTATGGAAAAAACAGCAATTGCATCATTAAATCATCATAGGCATGATTGGATGAACGATCTTCAGGTGTTGTATGGATATCTTAGACTGGGCAAACTTGATAAATCAGTGCAATGTGTGGAAAGAATAGTAGAGCGGGTTAACGAAGAAAGCCGAATCTCCAGATTGGGTATTCCTTCACTCGTATTTTATCTTCAATCTTTCCGGACCAGTGGAGTCGCTCTGGAATTGCATGTGGTCGTAGAGGAAGAGTTGCAGCTTAGTGCTCTGGTCTCTCCCGAGGATGGCGAGTCGCTTACGGGGGCGATTGCCGATGCGATTCGAGCCTATCAATATGGCGGCGGCCGGTCGTCTTGGGGAGAGGTTCGCAAACTGACCTTGAACTTCGGACAGGATCACGGAGATGTGGTTGTCCGGCTGGATGGGGATCAAACACCCGATCCGGAAACATTGCGGCAGCTTAATGCCGTACTCAAAGGAAAAAAAGTCAGAACGGAGCAGCTTCCGTCTGAGGATACGTTTATACAATTCAGAATGCCTTGTGGAATATAG
- a CDS encoding ACT domain-containing protein, whose amino-acid sequence MNERYYLVREDILPEAVVKTMQVKELLASGDVKTVHEAVEQVGLSRSAFYKYKDGIHLINQLERERIVTISIDLEHQSGILSRVLGHVAGYGANVLTINQSIPLQGRANVVISVETSHLHGEIGEMLDRMQDMPGVRRTRIVGQG is encoded by the coding sequence GTGAATGAACGCTATTACTTAGTACGGGAAGACATTTTGCCAGAGGCTGTGGTAAAGACCATGCAGGTAAAAGAACTGCTGGCTTCCGGTGATGTCAAAACAGTTCATGAGGCGGTTGAACAGGTTGGATTAAGCCGAAGTGCTTTTTATAAGTACAAGGATGGCATCCATTTGATCAATCAGCTTGAACGGGAGCGAATTGTAACGATCTCCATTGATTTGGAGCATCAATCAGGAATATTGTCTCGTGTGCTCGGACATGTAGCTGGTTATGGAGCCAATGTGTTAACCATTAACCAAAGTATCCCGCTCCAGGGAAGAGCCAACGTTGTCATTTCAGTGGAGACGTCACATCTTCATGGAGAAATCGGAGAAATGCTCGATCGGATGCAGGATATGCCCGGGGTTCGACGCACGCGCATTGTAGGCCAAGGTTAA
- the rplU gene encoding 50S ribosomal protein L21, whose translation MYAIIETGGKQYKVQEGDVLFIEKLTANDGESVTFDRVLAVSNDQGLTAGTPLVSGATVTAKVEKHGKGQKVVVYKYKPKKNYHVKQGHRQPYTKVTIEAIKA comes from the coding sequence ATGTACGCAATTATTGAAACAGGTGGCAAACAGTACAAAGTCCAAGAGGGCGATGTTCTGTTCATCGAGAAATTGACTGCGAACGATGGCGAAAGCGTAACGTTCGACCGTGTCCTGGCTGTATCTAACGATCAAGGTTTGACAGCAGGTACACCATTGGTTTCCGGAGCAACTGTAACGGCTAAAGTGGAGAAACATGGCAAAGGACAAAAGGTTGTTGTATACAAATACAAACCTAAAAAGAACTACCATGTGAAGCAAGGTCACCGTCAACCGTATACAAAAGTAACTATCGAAGCAATCAAAGCGTAA
- the rpmA gene encoding 50S ribosomal protein L27, with protein MLKLNLQLFASKKGVGSTKNGRDSNAQRLGVKRADGQTVTGGSILVRQRGTKIHPGTNVGIGKDDTLFAKVDGVVKFERWGRDRKKVSIYPVNVAPVAAAVEA; from the coding sequence ATGTTGAAATTAAATCTTCAGTTATTCGCATCGAAAAAAGGTGTAGGTTCCACGAAGAATGGTCGTGACAGTAACGCACAACGCCTTGGCGTTAAACGTGCTGACGGTCAAACAGTAACTGGTGGTAGCATTCTCGTTCGCCAACGCGGAACGAAAATTCACCCAGGTACTAACGTGGGTATCGGTAAAGATGACACTTTGTTTGCGAAAGTTGACGGCGTTGTGAAATTCGAACGTTGGGGACGCGATCGTAAAAAAGTAAGCATCTACCCTGTGAATGTTGCTCCAGTAGCAGCTGCAGTAGAAGCATAA
- the obgE gene encoding GTPase ObgE, with translation MFVDKAKIYVKAGDGGDGIISFRREKYVPNGGPAGGDGGRGADIIFRVDEGLRTLMDFRYQRHFKAPRGEKGRNKSQHGANAENMIVRIPPGTVILDEDSGEVLADLTRHGQQVVVARGGRGGRGNIRFATPNNPAPELAENGEEGQERYIVLELKVMADVGLVGFPSVGKSTLLSVVSAAKPKIGAYHFTTITPNLGVVGVGEGRSFVMADLPGLIEGAHEGIGLGHEFLRHVERTRIIVHVVDMSGSEGRDPFEDWQKINEELKLYNPVLAERPQVVAANKMDMPDSEANLEQFLQKAREVQPDIEVMPISSLTRKGIQELLYRAADLLDQIPDEPMVEEVADLSERKVYSLDKKEDDGFRIVRENEIFVVESAKIERMMKRMQLNSHEAILKLARTLRHMGVDAELRKRGAEEGTIVRIGDFEFEFVEGSSYY, from the coding sequence ATGTTTGTAGATAAAGCGAAGATTTATGTGAAAGCCGGAGACGGAGGGGACGGAATTATTTCGTTTCGTCGTGAGAAGTATGTACCGAACGGCGGACCTGCCGGGGGTGATGGAGGCAGAGGAGCTGACATCATTTTCCGTGTGGATGAAGGTCTGCGTACGTTGATGGATTTCCGTTACCAGCGTCACTTCAAGGCCCCTCGTGGTGAGAAGGGACGTAATAAAAGTCAGCATGGCGCGAACGCTGAGAACATGATTGTACGTATTCCACCTGGAACCGTCATTTTGGATGAAGACAGTGGAGAAGTACTGGCTGATTTGACACGTCATGGTCAACAGGTTGTTGTTGCTCGTGGCGGACGAGGCGGACGGGGAAACATTCGTTTTGCCACGCCTAACAATCCAGCACCAGAACTGGCCGAAAATGGTGAAGAGGGCCAAGAACGTTACATCGTACTTGAGCTTAAGGTCATGGCAGATGTCGGTCTGGTTGGTTTTCCGAGTGTCGGAAAATCCACGCTGTTGTCTGTTGTTTCGGCAGCCAAGCCTAAGATTGGAGCCTATCATTTTACAACCATTACACCTAACCTCGGTGTAGTTGGTGTGGGTGAAGGTCGCAGCTTTGTTATGGCCGACTTGCCGGGTCTGATTGAAGGTGCTCACGAAGGTATTGGACTTGGACATGAGTTCTTGCGTCACGTAGAACGTACACGTATTATCGTCCATGTCGTTGACATGTCTGGTTCCGAAGGACGTGATCCGTTCGAAGACTGGCAGAAAATCAACGAGGAACTGAAATTGTACAATCCTGTCCTCGCTGAAAGACCACAGGTTGTAGCAGCCAATAAAATGGACATGCCGGATTCTGAAGCCAATCTGGAACAATTTTTGCAGAAGGCTCGTGAAGTTCAACCGGATATTGAAGTAATGCCTATTTCGTCGCTGACACGGAAAGGGATTCAGGAGCTCCTGTATCGTGCGGCTGATCTTCTGGATCAAATTCCGGACGAGCCCATGGTCGAAGAAGTTGCTGACTTATCCGAACGCAAAGTGTACAGCTTGGACAAAAAAGAGGACGATGGTTTCCGTATTGTACGGGAGAATGAAATCTTCGTGGTCGAAAGTGCCAAGATTGAACGTATGATGAAACGGATGCAGCTGAATTCGCATGAAGCTATTCTCAAACTGGCGCGTACATTGCGTCATATGGGTGTGGATGCGGAACTGCGTAAACGCGGAGCTGAAGAAGGCACCATTGTGCGCATTGGCGATTTCGAGTTCGAATTTGTGGAAGGCAGCAGCTACTATTAA